The Pedobacter ginsengisoli region TGCTACCGCTGCGATTGGAAAATGGGGCTTGCAAGGCGAAACAAAAGATGAACCTAACTGGCCTGCGCATCCTCAAAAAAGGGGGTTCGATGATTTCTATGGCTATATGCGCCATGCTGATGGGCATGAGCACTATCCTTTTGAAGGAGTTTATAGGGGCAAAAAAGAAGTGTGGGATAATTATAAAAATGTAGCTCCCGATTTAAGTAAATGCTACACTACCGATTTATGGACTGCAAAGGCTAAGAAATGGATAGTTGATCATGAAACGGCTAAAGGACCCGAAAAACCTTTCTTTATGTTTCTGGCTTACGATTCTCCTCATGCCGTTTTAGAGCTACCTACACAGGCTTATCCTGAAGGCAAAGGCTTGAAAGGAGGTTTACAGTGGCTTGGAAACCCAGGTAATATGATAAACACTGCATCTGGTAAAGTAGATTCTTATGTGCACCCTGATTATAAAAATACGAAATGGCCTGATACCTATAAACGATACGCTACTGCTACCCGAAGAATTGATGACGCAGTAGGGGATATCCTGCAGCTTTTAGAGGACCTGAAAATTTCAGATAATACAATTGTTGTTTTTACTTCTGATAATGGTCCATCTATAGAATCGTATTTACCTGTCGGGTATGTACCCAACAGTCCACAGTTTTTTTCGAGTTATGGTCCGTTTGATGGGATAAAAAGGGACGTGTGGGAAGGAGGTTTAAGGATGCCTACACTGGTTGCCTGGGCGCAGCACATTCCTGCTGGCAAAGTAGTAGTATCGCCAAGTATGCTATCAGACTGGATGGCGACTTTTGCAGATGTTGCAGGCATAAACGCACCGGCCCGAACAAATGGAGTATCATTGGTTCCATCTTTAACCGGTAAAGGGAGCCAGGCAGAAAGTTTAATTTATTCCGAGTATTCTGAAGGTGGTAAAACACCCGATTTTAAAGAGTTTGAGGCCAGCAGAAGAGGTAGGAAAAGAGGACAGATGCAAATGATCCGTCTCGGAGATTTTGTTGGTGTACGTTATGATGTAAAATCAGCAGATGATGATTTTGAAATATATGATATTGTAAGCGATCCGAAGCAAACTACTAATCTGGCCTCAATACCTTCATGTAATGAACTGCAGGCGCAAATGAAAGCAAAATCGCTGCAGGTAAGAAAAGCTGATCTTGAAGCCCCAAGACCATATGATAAGGCTGAAATTCCGGCAGTAGAAATTTTAGATAAAACATACACAGGGCTATCATGGAAGTTTTTTAAGGGCAATTTTCCATACGTAGTTTTAGAAACAGGATTAACTGAAGTTTCGAAAGGGGTGAGCAAACATTTAGGAAACGAGGTGCCAAAATCAAGCGGGGGTATGACTTTGTTAGAAGGTTTTATTAAGGTGCCTAATGATGGTGAGTATAGCTTTTCATTACAGGCCAGCGGAAAAGCCTACATGAGAATTCATGAGGCAGAGCTAATTGATGCAGATTTTGGTTACCAATCTGTAAGTCAGGAAACTGAGCGTGTCTATTTAAAAGCAGGCAACCATCCGGTAAAGATTTATTATTTGAGAGAAGCAGGTAAGGAACGCATACTTTCTTTAAAAATGAGATATAAAGATGGCGACTGGAAACCACTTAAAGGAACAGATTTTTTCTCTGTTAAATAATTTATTAACCGGATTTTCGGAGTTCGGAATAATATTCTAATTAAGATGAGAAAAAAGTATGTTTAAACTTTCATTTATTCAAAAAGATAATTACATTTGGGCTTACCCTTTCGGGGGTATGTTTTTCATAGGTAGATGTAGGGTCGAAATTAATTTTTCGGCCCTTTTTTGTTTTCTAAGGTTCCCGTATCTTTATCTGCGTTATGAGGAAGAAGAAAATTATTGTCGCAATTACTGGTGCCAGCGGATCTGTTTATGCTAAATTACTGTTAGATAGTTTGTTGCAATTGTCGGGTCAGATTGAGAAGGTAGGAGTAGTGATGTCTGACAATGCCAAAGAAGTGTGGCGCTTTGAACTTCAGAATCAGGATTACGAGAATTATCCTTTTACTTTTTATCCTAAAATGGATTTTAATGCACCATTTGCATCAGGATCGGCAAAGTTTGACACTATGATTATTATTCCATGTTCAATGGGCACTCTGGGCCGGATTGCACAAGGAATTTCTAACGATTTAATTTCAAGAGCTGCAGATGTTGTATTAAAAGAGCGAAGAAAATTAATAGCAGTGGTTAGAGATACTCCTTTTAGCCTTATTCACATCAATAATATGAAAACGGTAACAGAGGCAGGGGGGATTATATGTCCGGCAAGCCCGTCTTTTTACTCCCTGCCTAAAACTATAGAAGAGGTTGCCCAAACAGTGGTAAGCCGTGTAATAGATCTTGCTGGGCTGGAGCAGGATAGTTATCGCTGGAATGAATAGTTTTTTCCTATCTTTGCAGGCTGTTAGGAACACTGAATGAAGAAGGTTGCATTTTATACACTAGGTTGTAAGTTGAATTTCTCTGAAACTTCAACAATAGGCAGGCTGTTTACTGATGCCGGATATAGCGTTGTTGATTTTACTGATGGGGCAGATGTATATGTAATAAATACCTGTTCTGTTACTGAACATGCTGATAAAAAATGCCGTAAGGTTGTAAAAGAGGCACTAAAGTACTCGCCTAATGCCTATGTAACAATAGTGGGCTGCTATGCTCAGTTAAAGCCTGTTGAGATTGCCGAAATTGAAGGTGTTGATATGGTGCTTGGTGCTGCAGAGAAATTTAGGATTGTTGAGTATATTTCTGATCTTACCAAACAACCTAAAGCCGTTATTCATCAGCAAAACATAGAAAAAGTTAATCATAATTTTATTGCTGCCTATTCAATAGGTGATAGAACACGTACATTTTTAAAAGTACAGGACGGTTGTGATTACCCATGCACCTATTGCACTATACCATTGGCACGTGGTGGCAGCAGAAGTGATACCATTGAAAATGTGGTAAATCGTGCTAAGCAAATTGCAGAAAGTGGTGTTAAAGAAATTGTACTTACAGGGGTAAACCTTGGCGATTTTGGAATAAGAAACGGACAAAGAGAAGATAAATTCTTTGACCTGGTAAAAGCGCTTGATGAGGTTGAAGGAATAGAAAGAATAAGAATATCGTCTATCGAACCGAACCTGTTAAGCAATGAAATTATTGAATTTGTGGCTACTTCTAAAAGATTTGTACCTCATTTTCATATCCCTCTGCAATCAGGATCTAATAAAATATTAGGTTTGATGCGCAGACGTTATCAAAGAGAACTTTATACAGAACGTGTAGCTAAAATTAAGGCATTAATACCTAATTGCTGTATCGGGGTTGATGTGATTGTTGGATTTCCTGGCGAAACCCATGAAGATTTTCTGGATACTTATCAGTTCTTAAATGAGCTTGATGTTTCTTACCTGCATGTATTTACCTATTCTGAACGCGAGCAGACAGCTGCTGCTGAGATGAAAGGTGTTGTTGCAGGAAGTGCCAGGGCCGACAGGAGTAAAATGCTTCATATCCTTTCTGATAAAAAGAGGAGGGCCTTTTATCAATCTCAGATTGGTTCAGTTGGCGAAGTGCTTTTTGAAGACGATCAAAAGAACGGTTTTATGCATGGCTTTACTAAAAACTATGTAAAAGTTAAAGCTAAATATGATCCGGTAATGGTAAATGAAATCAAAACCGTAAAACTTATTGAGCTTACCGCCGATGGCGAAGTAGAAGTTGCCGAAACAGAAGAAGTTTTAGCGCATTAATACTATATTCGCATAAAACTTTTTTGTACGTATGTTTCCTACTGTATCTCATTTTTTAGAATACCTTTTCGGTATTCAGGTCCCGTTGCCGTTTAATACATTTGGTGTTTTTGTTGCTTTAGCTTTTATTGCAGGTTATTGGGCTTTTACTCAGGAATTTAAACGTAAAGAGGCTCTGGGTATTCTTCATTCAATTAAAAAAACTGTTACTGTTGGTAAACCTGCTTCTACCACAGAGCTTGTTTATAATGGGATATTTGGTTTCCTTATTGGATATAAATTGGTTTACGCACTGGTAAACTATCAGCTATTTGTTAGTGATGCCCAAACGGTTCTGCTTTCATTAAAAGGTAATATACTTGGAGGTTTGTTTTTTGCAGGTTTATTTGCTTACTGGGATTACAAAGAGAAAAATGCACATAAATTACCGAAGCCAAAAACTGTTGAAGTAACACAACATCCATACGAATTAATGGGCACCCTTATAGTTTGGGCTGCAGTATGGGGCTTTTTAGGAGCAAAGATATTCGACAATCTGGAGCATTGGGATTCGTTTGTGAAAGATCCTATTGGCAGTTTGTTGTCATTTAGTGGCCTTACGTTTTACGGTGGTTTAATTTGTGGCGGTGCCGCAGTACTATATATAGCCAGGAAAAATAATGTTAAAGTATTGCATATGCTTGATATTGGTGGGCCTGGGATGATGTTGGCGTACAGCGTAGGTAGAATTGGCTGCCACATGTCTGGCGATGGCGATTGGGGAATTCCTAATTTAAATGCCAAGCCAGTTTCATGGCTTCCGGATTGGTTATGGGCTTATACCTATCCAAATAACGTTGCTAACGAAGGAAATCCTATAGCGGGTTGTGTTGGCAGGTTCTGTAACGAATTGCCTCAGCCAGTATACCCAACACCTATATACGAGGTAATTGTATGTTTTATATTGTTCCTGATCTTATGGAAGATCCGTGACCGCATTAAATCTCCGGGAATGATGTTTGGTATATATTTAATGTTAAATGGCCTTGAGCGCTTCTTTGTTGAATTGATCAGAGTAAACACTAAATATAATGTTGCCGGTATACATTTTACACAGGCAGAGTTAATTTCAAGTATCCTGTTTTTGTCTGGTTTGGCTCTTGTTCTGTATTCATATAAGAACAAAGAAAAACTGGCTAATTATTAAAATCTGTTTCTGAGTTGAATTACGAATTAATATGTTCTAAGGTAATTGCTGTTACCCGTTTAACAGGCAATTTTATAAGAAAAGAGTCGATGAACTTCGATGCAGGTGCTGTCGAGTTTAAAGGCTTAAATGATATGGTTTCTTATGTAGATAAGAATGCGGAGAAATTATTGGTTAGAAATTTAGCCAAACTGATTCCCGAAGCTGGTTTTACTACAGAAGAAGAAACGATAAACAGTAAAGGTGCTGTGTATAACTGGATCATAGATCCGTTAGATGGTACTACTAATTTTATTCACGGGGTTCCTACTTATTCTATAAGTATAGCCTTGTACGAAGAGGATAAGCCTGTTATTGGTGTGGTTTACGAGATAAACCGTGGAGAGATGTTTTATTCATATAAGGGTGGAGAAGCGTATTTAAATAATAAAGTGATCAGGGTTTCTCCAAGAACAGCCTTGTCGGATTGTCTGCTGGCTACCGGATTTCCTTATTATCAGTTTGAAAAGCAGGCGCAATACATGCAGCTGCTTGGAGAAATGATGCAGAAAACCCATGGTTTAAGACGTATAGGTTCAGCTGCGGTTGATTTGGCTTATGTTGCTTGCGGTAGGTTTGATGCTTTCTTTGAGTATAACCTTAACGCCTGGGATGTTGCGGCCGGAGCTTATCTGGTACAGCAAGCCGGAGGAAATATATTAAACTTTACCGGAGGCAATGAATTTATTGAAGCAAGGGAAATTCTGGCTACAAATGGTTTGGTTGATGGTGAAATATTGGAGGCTATTAAGCGGAGTTTTAATAGTTAAAAAGAAAACAAAAAAGAAATGGCCTGTTTCATATTGAAACAGGCCATTTCTTTTTTGTTTGAACCGAGCTTACAAAGCTTCAGATACAACCTCTTTTACTTCGGGAACCATGCGCTGTAATAAGTTCTGGATTCCTGATTTTAAAGTAATGGTAGAAGAAGGACATCCGCTGCATGAACCTCTAAGTTCAACAGTTACTATTCCATCATCAAATGATTTGTAGCTAATGGCACCACCATCTTGTTCAACCGCAGGGCGAACATAATCGTGTAGAATTTGTTGTATCTTGATCTCAAGATCCGTTCCTTCAAAAGTAGGGGTCTCGTCAGTTTCTTCTTTAATTTTATATTCAGATTCAACAGCACCTTTAACAAATTCTTTAAGAATTGGTTCGATATCCGGCCATTCAACACCCTCTGTTTTTGTAATGGTTACAAAGTTACTTGCAAAAAAAACGCCATTAACAAAGTTGAACTTAAACAGTTCCTTTGCGAAAGGAGAGTGCTCAGCACTTTCTTTAGTTGCGAAATCCTCACTGCCATTGATCAATAATTTATTGACCATGAATTTCATTGTAGCAGGGTTAGGAGTTTGTTCAGTATATACGTTAATAGTCATTGTCTTATTTTTTCTACAAAAATAAATAATTCACCGGTGCTAATTAAGGTATTGGTGTCTGTTTTAGGTCATTAAATCTAAAATACGCCTGTATAGTTAAAAGGAGTTATTTTCTTTAATTCCTGTTTAATCTGATCATCCACATTTAAGCCATCAATAAAAGTTGCCATAGTATCAGCAGTAATCTTCTGATTGGTGCGGGTAAGGTCTTTAAGCGCTTCGTATGGATTAGGATAGGCCTCTCTTCTAAGAACTGTTTGAATTGCTTCAGCAACTACCGCCCAGTTGTTTTCAAGATCTGCCTCAATAGCCTCACTATTTAATAATAATTTGTTTAAGCCTCTTAATGTTGATGCAATAGCTATTGAAGTGTGGGCAATAGGCACACCTACATTTCTAAGCACTGTAGAATCTGTAAGGTCTCTTTGTAAACGTGAAATTGGCAATTTAGCAGCAAAAAATTCGAATAAAGCATTTGCTATACCTGCATTACCCTCTGCATTTTCAAAATCAATAGGGTTTACTTTATGAGGCATTGCCGATGAGCCAACTTCGCCTTCCTTAATTTTTTGTTTAAAGTAATTTTTAGAAATGTAAGTCCAGATGTCTCTGTCCAGGTCAATAATAATGTTGTTTATTCTCTTTAAAGCATCGCATTGCGCAGCAAACTGATCGTAATGCTCAATTTGAGTAGTATATTGAGCACGCGAAAGGCCCAATATCTCATTTACAAAATTATTAGAGAAATCTACCCAGTTTACACCAGGATAGGCAATATGGTGTGCATTAAAGTTACCCGTTGCGCCACCAAATTTTGCGCTGTTAGGGATGCTTTTTAAGCCGTTTAGCTGAACCTCTAAACGCTCTGCAAATACCATAAACTCTTTACCAAGTTTAGTAGGTGATGCAGGCTGCCCATGGGTGTGGGCAAGTAAAGGTACGTCGTTCCATTCAGCAGCTAAGTCTTTTATTTTAGCAATCAGCTCAGTTATTTGAGGATAGTAAACCTCATTTAAAGCTAATTTAATGGTAAAAGGTATAGCAGTATTGTTAATGTCCTGAGATGTTAGGCCAAAATGGATAAATTCTTTATAAGCTTCGAGACCTAATTGATCAAATTGTTTTTTTATAAAATATTCAACCGCTTTAACGTCGTGGTTGGTGATTTTTTCAGTGTCTTTAATTTCCTGAGCATCGCTATCGTTAAACTGCTCATGAATTAAGCGTAATTTCCCGTAAATAGATTTGTCGAATTCTTTTAAACCTGGCAAGCCGGTTTCACAAAGTGCAATAAAGTATTCAATTTCTACAAATACTCTGTATTTTATTAATGCTGACTCTGAAAAATATTTAGAAAGGCTTTGCGTAGTGTTTCTATAACGACCATCAACAGGTGAAATGGCTTGAAGAGGAGATAAATTCATGAATTTGACTTGTTTTTACAAGCGCAAATGTAGCATTTATTAGCCTTTTAATGAAGTAAGGTTGCTGAAAAGCAAAACTTTGGGTAACAAAAAAGGCCTTGGAGATTCCAAAGCCTTTTTTATTTTTTAAATAATGACTAGTGTTTAACTGAGTCAGTAGCAGTAGTAGTAGTAGTTACAGTTGTATCTTTTACAGCTGAATCAGTTACGTTAGTGTCAACTTGAGTAACAACAGTAGAAGAATCAGTTACAGTAGTATCTGTAGATTCACCTTTTTTCTCAGAGTTACAAGCTGCTACTGATAAAGAGATTGCTAAAGCTAAAAAGCCAAATTTAAATGCGTTTTTCATTCTAATTCTATTTTAAATAATTAATTAATTTTACACTTAATACAGCAAAGTTTAAAAGGTAACCCACCTAATTGAAAAAAAATAAAAAATATTTTAATCGTGGTTACTGGGTTACTCTTTATAATATTGCCGTATTAATGAAGAAATAAAAAAAGTATTTTTTTTTGTTATCATTGGGTTACCATTCACGTTTAAATGTATTAATTGGTGAGTAATAAGTTAAGCAGTTCAGTTCCAACAGATAGAGAGGTAGTTTTAGGGGTCTTAAATAACTCAGAAGAAGCGCTAAATAAATTGTATACGGGGTATTTTCCGATGGTTTTACAGTTTATATTAAATAATAACGGTGATGAGGATGATGCAAAAGATGTGTATCAGGAAGGCATAATTGTTTTATATAATAAAATTAGAAGCGGAGATTTTGAGTTAAGCAGTAAACTAAAAACATATATATACTCAGTTTGCAGACGAATTTGGTTAAAGAAGCTGGCACAGCAAAGCAAGAAAACCAATAACGTTTCTGACTTTGAGGATGTGATAGCGATAGAAGAGGATGTTGAACAGCATGAAGAGAAGGATAAGCAATTTGATAAAATGCAAGAAGCACTCCTCCATTTAGGTGAACCCTGCAAAACCATTATTCAGGACTTTTATATTAACAACCTTTCCATGCAGGAGATTTGTGAAAAGTTTGGGTATACAAATACCGATAACGCAAAAACACAAAAATATAAGTGCTTGCAAAGGTTAAAGAAATTATTTTTTCAATCGTGATATGAGGAACGAAATAGAGTTAGAGGGCATAATTGAAGATTACCTTAATGGTAAGCTTACTGAAGCTGAAGCAGCCGCTTTTGAGCAACTACGTTTAAATGATCCAACTGTTGATCATAAAGTTGTTGCGCACAAGGTTTTTCTGGATTCATTAAAAGATTATGCATCAAATCTTGATTTGAAAAACAAGATGGATTATGCGCATGATCAGATCGATGTTGATGCATTGAGCAGAAAGCTTGGGCCGCATCCTTCGTTTATTGTTAATATGTGGCGTAAAAATAAATCAGCAATTGCTGTGGCAGCCTCTTTTATATTATTAACAATTGTTACCATCTATTCTATACAGCAAACTACAGAGCAAACAGGTAGCTATAAACAAATGAGTGCTGAGCTAAGCAAGCTTAAAAGTTCTACAAATAACCTGATCCGAGATGTAAAATCCAGTCAGAACTCAAAAGTTCCTGTTAAACCTGTGAAATTTGGAGGTACCGGTTTTGCAATTTCTTCTAACGGATACATTTTAACAAGTTATCATGTAATCGAAAAATCTGATACAGTTTATGTTCAGAACAATAAAGGTGACCTTTATAAAGTTGACATTACCTACAAAGACCCTACTAACGATATTGCTATTCTAAAAATCAGAGATAAAAAATTCTCATTAGGTTCTTTACCTTATTCATTGAAAAAGGGAAAAGTTGGGCTTGGGGAGTCTGTTTACACACTTGGTTATCCTAAAGATGAGGTAGTGTTAGGAATAGGTTATTTAAGTTCACAAAGCGGTTTTAACGGCGATACTTTAGCTTATCAGTTATCTCTTGATGTTAACCCTGGTAATAGTGGTGGACCATTGTTAGACAATAGTGGAAATGTAATAGGCATAATCAATGCTAAAGAAAGCTATACCGATGGAGCAACTTTTGCTGTAAAAGCAAAGTTCCTTCAGGAAGCATTAAGCTCTATCCCTCAGGACTCTATTGTAGGAAGAATATCTTCTGTTAGAAAGAGTAAATTATCGAAATTAGAACCATCAAAACAAGTGTCTAAAATTCAAGACTACGTGTTCATGATTAAAGGTTATAACTAGTAACTAACACTTAAAATAAAAAAGCCTGTATCATAATTTGATGCAGGCTTTTTTATTTAGAGATTTTCATGAATTAAGCCCTGAAAATAAAATAAACAGCTCCAATAAGTAAGCTAAATCCGATAAGGTGATTGTAATTGAAGTGAAAGTTTTTAAATGCCAGGCTCGAGAAAATAACAAACACAATAAGTGTAATTACCTCTTGCAGTACCTTTAATTGCATTAACGAAAAGGGTCCGCTTAATTCAGATGAACCAATGCGGTTTGCAGGTACCTGAAAACAATATTCAAAAAAAGCGATTGCCCAGCTTAGCAGAATAATTGTCCATAAAGAGGGAGAATAGGCAGAGTTTTTTGGAAAGAATTTTAAATGCCCATACCACGCAAGGGTCATAAAACTATTTGATAGAACTAGAAGACCTATCGTATAAAAATATTTCATAGCGTTTTACTTTTTTTAACTAAGGTAATTAAGCTACTTTTAAGGTTCATTATAAATTGCAAAAAACAATACATTAATATGGATTTTGGAAAGGTAGCAGATAGCCAGATAAAAGATGTAGATTTTACACTACCACAAGATGGTTTACAGACTTCGAAAACGCTGTTGAAAGGTAAGCCTGCTAAAAAACCCGAGTTTTATATTGGTTGCGCTAAGTGGGGCAGAAAGGAATGGTTAAATATGATTTATCCGCCAAAAACCAAAGAAGCCGATTTTTTGGATCAGTATGTAAAACATTTCAATTCTATAGAGTTGAATGCAGTTTTTTATAGTATCCCTAATGCAGAGCTAATTAAGAAATGGAAAGCCAAAGCCGAAGATAACTCAAGCAATAGCTTTATTTTTTGTCCTAAATTTTCAAGAACAATCAGCCATATTAAAAGGCTTAAAGATGCGGAAGTACCAACAGACCTTTTCTTGGCAAGCATTTCAGAGTTTGGGCAGTATTTAGGGCCATGCTT contains the following coding sequences:
- a CDS encoding sulfatase-like hydrolase/transferase codes for the protein MVKGITKLFLLASCGLIILIPAFVNAQSKKSNAAKPNIIFILTDDLGYGDLGVFFQNQRRDKADPKLPFQLTPNLDKMAAGGAQLTNQYCNAPVCAPSRASLLTGVNQGNAKVRDNQFDKQIENNHTLATVLKTAGYATAAIGKWGLQGETKDEPNWPAHPQKRGFDDFYGYMRHADGHEHYPFEGVYRGKKEVWDNYKNVAPDLSKCYTTDLWTAKAKKWIVDHETAKGPEKPFFMFLAYDSPHAVLELPTQAYPEGKGLKGGLQWLGNPGNMINTASGKVDSYVHPDYKNTKWPDTYKRYATATRRIDDAVGDILQLLEDLKISDNTIVVFTSDNGPSIESYLPVGYVPNSPQFFSSYGPFDGIKRDVWEGGLRMPTLVAWAQHIPAGKVVVSPSMLSDWMATFADVAGINAPARTNGVSLVPSLTGKGSQAESLIYSEYSEGGKTPDFKEFEASRRGRKRGQMQMIRLGDFVGVRYDVKSADDDFEIYDIVSDPKQTTNLASIPSCNELQAQMKAKSLQVRKADLEAPRPYDKAEIPAVEILDKTYTGLSWKFFKGNFPYVVLETGLTEVSKGVSKHLGNEVPKSSGGMTLLEGFIKVPNDGEYSFSLQASGKAYMRIHEAELIDADFGYQSVSQETERVYLKAGNHPVKIYYLREAGKERILSLKMRYKDGDWKPLKGTDFFSVK
- a CDS encoding inositol monophosphatase family protein — encoded protein: MNYELICSKVIAVTRLTGNFIRKESMNFDAGAVEFKGLNDMVSYVDKNAEKLLVRNLAKLIPEAGFTTEEETINSKGAVYNWIIDPLDGTTNFIHGVPTYSISIALYEEDKPVIGVVYEINRGEMFYSYKGGEAYLNNKVIRVSPRTALSDCLLATGFPYYQFEKQAQYMQLLGEMMQKTHGLRRIGSAAVDLAYVACGRFDAFFEYNLNAWDVAAGAYLVQQAGGNILNFTGGNEFIEAREILATNGLVDGEILEAIKRSFNS
- a CDS encoding RNA polymerase sigma factor; translation: MSNKLSSSVPTDREVVLGVLNNSEEALNKLYTGYFPMVLQFILNNNGDEDDAKDVYQEGIIVLYNKIRSGDFELSSKLKTYIYSVCRRIWLKKLAQQSKKTNNVSDFEDVIAIEEDVEQHEEKDKQFDKMQEALLHLGEPCKTIIQDFYINNLSMQEICEKFGYTNTDNAKTQKYKCLQRLKKLFFQS
- a CDS encoding DMT family protein — its product is MKYFYTIGLLVLSNSFMTLAWYGHLKFFPKNSAYSPSLWTIILLSWAIAFFEYCFQVPANRIGSSELSGPFSLMQLKVLQEVITLIVFVIFSSLAFKNFHFNYNHLIGFSLLIGAVYFIFRA
- the purB gene encoding adenylosuccinate lyase yields the protein MNLSPLQAISPVDGRYRNTTQSLSKYFSESALIKYRVFVEIEYFIALCETGLPGLKEFDKSIYGKLRLIHEQFNDSDAQEIKDTEKITNHDVKAVEYFIKKQFDQLGLEAYKEFIHFGLTSQDINNTAIPFTIKLALNEVYYPQITELIAKIKDLAAEWNDVPLLAHTHGQPASPTKLGKEFMVFAERLEVQLNGLKSIPNSAKFGGATGNFNAHHIAYPGVNWVDFSNNFVNEILGLSRAQYTTQIEHYDQFAAQCDALKRINNIIIDLDRDIWTYISKNYFKQKIKEGEVGSSAMPHKVNPIDFENAEGNAGIANALFEFFAAKLPISRLQRDLTDSTVLRNVGVPIAHTSIAIASTLRGLNKLLLNSEAIEADLENNWAVVAEAIQTVLRREAYPNPYEALKDLTRTNQKITADTMATFIDGLNVDDQIKQELKKITPFNYTGVF
- the mtaB gene encoding tRNA (N(6)-L-threonylcarbamoyladenosine(37)-C(2))-methylthiotransferase MtaB — encoded protein: MKKVAFYTLGCKLNFSETSTIGRLFTDAGYSVVDFTDGADVYVINTCSVTEHADKKCRKVVKEALKYSPNAYVTIVGCYAQLKPVEIAEIEGVDMVLGAAEKFRIVEYISDLTKQPKAVIHQQNIEKVNHNFIAAYSIGDRTRTFLKVQDGCDYPCTYCTIPLARGGSRSDTIENVVNRAKQIAESGVKEIVLTGVNLGDFGIRNGQREDKFFDLVKALDEVEGIERIRISSIEPNLLSNEIIEFVATSKRFVPHFHIPLQSGSNKILGLMRRRYQRELYTERVAKIKALIPNCCIGVDVIVGFPGETHEDFLDTYQFLNELDVSYLHVFTYSEREQTAAAEMKGVVAGSARADRSKMLHILSDKKRRAFYQSQIGSVGEVLFEDDQKNGFMHGFTKNYVKVKAKYDPVMVNEIKTVKLIELTADGEVEVAETEEVLAH
- a CDS encoding S1C family serine protease; protein product: MRNEIELEGIIEDYLNGKLTEAEAAAFEQLRLNDPTVDHKVVAHKVFLDSLKDYASNLDLKNKMDYAHDQIDVDALSRKLGPHPSFIVNMWRKNKSAIAVAASFILLTIVTIYSIQQTTEQTGSYKQMSAELSKLKSSTNNLIRDVKSSQNSKVPVKPVKFGGTGFAISSNGYILTSYHVIEKSDTVYVQNNKGDLYKVDITYKDPTNDIAILKIRDKKFSLGSLPYSLKKGKVGLGESVYTLGYPKDEVVLGIGYLSSQSGFNGDTLAYQLSLDVNPGNSGGPLLDNSGNVIGIINAKESYTDGATFAVKAKFLQEALSSIPQDSIVGRISSVRKSKLSKLEPSKQVSKIQDYVFMIKGYN
- a CDS encoding NifU family protein, which translates into the protein MTINVYTEQTPNPATMKFMVNKLLINGSEDFATKESAEHSPFAKELFKFNFVNGVFFASNFVTITKTEGVEWPDIEPILKEFVKGAVESEYKIKEETDETPTFEGTDLEIKIQQILHDYVRPAVEQDGGAISYKSFDDGIVTVELRGSCSGCPSSTITLKSGIQNLLQRMVPEVKEVVSEAL
- a CDS encoding UbiX family flavin prenyltransferase, whose protein sequence is MRKKKIIVAITGASGSVYAKLLLDSLLQLSGQIEKVGVVMSDNAKEVWRFELQNQDYENYPFTFYPKMDFNAPFASGSAKFDTMIIIPCSMGTLGRIAQGISNDLISRAADVVLKERRKLIAVVRDTPFSLIHINNMKTVTEAGGIICPASPSFYSLPKTIEEVAQTVVSRVIDLAGLEQDSYRWNE
- a CDS encoding prolipoprotein diacylglyceryl transferase, which produces MFPTVSHFLEYLFGIQVPLPFNTFGVFVALAFIAGYWAFTQEFKRKEALGILHSIKKTVTVGKPASTTELVYNGIFGFLIGYKLVYALVNYQLFVSDAQTVLLSLKGNILGGLFFAGLFAYWDYKEKNAHKLPKPKTVEVTQHPYELMGTLIVWAAVWGFLGAKIFDNLEHWDSFVKDPIGSLLSFSGLTFYGGLICGGAAVLYIARKNNVKVLHMLDIGGPGMMLAYSVGRIGCHMSGDGDWGIPNLNAKPVSWLPDWLWAYTYPNNVANEGNPIAGCVGRFCNELPQPVYPTPIYEVIVCFILFLILWKIRDRIKSPGMMFGIYLMLNGLERFFVELIRVNTKYNVAGIHFTQAELISSILFLSGLALVLYSYKNKEKLANY